DNA sequence from the Rhizobium lusitanum genome:
CCCATCCATCAGCCGGTCGAAGATGTCGAGATGATTGGGCAGCCACTGGAAGACGGCGTTGGCGAACAGCAGGTCGACGGGCTCGTCGGGTTGCCATGTCGCCAGATCGGCCTTGACGAAGTCCGTGCCGGGCATGCGGGCGCGGGCCGCCTCCAGCATGTTGTCGTCACTGTCGAGGCCGGAGACGCCGGCCGCGCCATAGCGCTCGACGATCAGTTCGGTCGAGTTGCCGGGGCCGCAGCCGAGATCGATGGCGCGGTCGATGCGGTCGAGCGACACCTGCGCCAGCAGGTCGCGCGCCGGGCGGGTGCGTTCATCCTCGAACTTCACATATTGGCCGGCAGACCATGCCATGATGCTATCCTCTTCTCGGATGGACTTTGCTTCGTCCCGGCGTAGCACCGGGATATATCAGAATCGTGTAATCACGCTGATCCCCGTGCCTTCCGCCTTGTCCAGCGTCATCAGCGCCGGCACGGCCTCTTCCAGGCTGATCCTGCGGCCGATCAGCTTTTGCGGAGCGATCTTGCCGGCGGCGAGCATGTCGAGCATGGCGTCGTAACGCCAGGCCTGCATGCCGTGGCTGCCGTAGATTTCCAGCTCGTGGCCGATCACCTGACCCATCGGGATCTGTGGCGTCGCATGCTCACCGAGCATCAGGCCGACCTGCACATGCCGGCCACGGCGGCGGAGATTCTTGATCGAGTTGAAGCAGGTGACGGGATGGCCGAGCGCGTCGATCGACACATGCGCGCCGCCCTTGGTGATCTCGCGCACGGCTTCGGCGACATCTGCAACACCGGCGGCATTGATGGTCGCGACCGCGCCGCATTCGCGGGCGAAAGCCAGCTTCTCATCGGAAATATCGATGGCGATGGCGTTGGCGCCGAGCGCGCTGGCGATCATGATCGCGGAGAGGCCGACACCGCCACAGCCGTGGACTGCGATCCATTCGCCCGGACGTGTTTTCGCCTGATCGGCGACGGCGCGAAACGAGGTGGCGAAACGGCAGCCGAGGCTCGCCGCCGTGGCATCATCGACCGTTTCCGGCAGATGTACGAGATTGGTGTCGGCATAGTCGATCGCCACATATTCGGCAAACGAGCCCCAATGGGTGAAGCCGGGCTGGAATTGGCTGGGGCAGACCTGCTGGTTGCCGGAATGGCATTCGGCGCAATGGCCGCAGCCGGAGACGAAGGGCACGGTGACACGGTCGCCAACCTTGAAGCGGACGACGCCCCGGCCGGTCGCCACCACCTTGCCGGCAAGCTCATGGCCGGGCACATGCGGCAGCTGGATGTCGGGGTCATGTCCCATCCAGCCATGCCAGTCGCTGCGGCAAAGCCCGCTGGCGCCGACGGCGATGACAACGCCGTCTTCGCCCGGCGTGGGGTCGGGGAGGGTACGGATCTCGGGGGTGGCCTCGAAGGCCTCATAGTACATAGCTTTCATAGGTATCTCGTATAGCTCGCCGCGTTTGCTTTGGCTCATCATTTTTCCTGATTGACCCATTCGTCAAGCTGTTGTTTCGGCGCATGAAAATTGCGTGCCGAAACCGTCATCCGGAGCTTTGTTGCGAATGGATTTTGAGCTGAAAATTCTGCTTGACCCCCAGGTTGCGCGGGGATTTTCTTTTGCCGCTTTCACGAGGAAATTATCATGGCTGTCGATACATCCCCCCGCACCACCACCTGGACCCATGTCGATGGAGAATGGCTATCCGGCAATCCGCCGCTGATCGGCCCGACCTCGCATGCCATGTGGCTGGCATCGACCGTCTTCGACGGCGCGCGCTGGTTCGACGGTATCGCGCCTGATCTCGACCTCCATTGCCAGCGTATCAACCGCTCGGCACTTGCTATGGGATTGAAGCCGGTGAAGACTCCGGAGGAGATTGAGACGCTCGCCTGGGAGGGCATCGAGAAGTTCGATGGCAAGACGCCACTCTATATCAAGCCTATGTATTGGGGCGAGCATGGTTCGCCGGGCAGCGTCGTTGCTGTCGATGGGGAATCGACCCGCTTTGCGCTTTGCCTGTTCGAGGCGCCACTTGGCGGCCAGGGCGGTATTTCGCTGACCGTTTCGCCCTTCCGCCGTCCGTCGCCGGAAACCGCGATGACCGACGCCAAGGCCGGCTCGCTCTACCCGAACAGCGGCCGCATGATCCTGGAAGCCAAGAAGCGCGGCTTTGACAATGCGTTGGCATGCGACATGAACGGCAATGTCGCCGAGACCGCATCGTCCAACGTCTTTATGGTGAAAGACGGTATCGTCTACACGCCGGTCGCCAACCGCACCTTCCTCGCCGGCATCACCCGCGCCCGCGTCATCGGCCTGTTGCGTCAGGAAGGGTTCGAGGTGCGCGAGGAAACGCTATCCGTCGAGCAGTTCATGGCCGCCGACGAGATCTTCACCACCGGCAACTTCGCCAAGGTCGTCGGCGTCACTCGCCTCGACGGTCGCGAATTCCAGCCAGGCCCGCTCGCCCGCAAGGCGCTGGAACTCTATATGGATTGGGCCTTTGGCCGGAGTGTCAGCGAAGAATAGGCGATATTGGAGCGCAGCCGCCGGATCATAGCGCGGCCGAATTGCCTTCGAAGGCTTCTCTTGTGATCGAATAGGACGCAAAGGATTGGCCGAGATATGTCGTCTCACGCGTCGGCGACAGGCCGAGTTTTTCGGCAACGCGCATGGAGGCTGTGTTGCCGGGCGCGATATCGGCAATCACATATTCCAGGCCGAGCGTTGCGAAGGCATAGGCGAGGACTGGCCTTGCCGCCTCCGTGGCATAGCCCTTGCCCCAGGTGAGCCTGTTCAGCCGCCAACCGATCTCGATCTCTGGCCCAACCGCATCTGCGGGGATCAGCAGAATCCAACCGAGAAATTGCTTTGTATTTTCCTTGGCGAAGATGGACCAGTAGCCAAGGCCCTCACCAAAGTTGGCCTGAATGCGGTTTGTCAGGAATAGCCGGTGCGCTTCCGGATCGTTCCATGGGCCGGGAATGAATTTCGTCACCTCCGGATCGCGATCCATGGCGAAGCAATCGTCGAGGTCGGCCATGCTGCGTGGGCGTAGGATCAGGCGCTCGGTTTCAAAGGTCGGGAGCAATGGTGTGTCTCCAAGGCTGTCAACGTGAGATCAAATAAGAAGCCGGAGATTTAAAATAATAATAAGCAAGTCAAAATTAATTTAAATTAAACAGCGCGGAGAGTGCTTTTGTGATACAATGAGCTTGGTCGGCAAAACCACTAAGGAGGCCGCCATGAAAATCTCTCTTCCTGCTTCAGTCTATCTTTTCGACTACTACAGGCTGTTTCTGCAGCTCTGTGTCATCGCGGCGATCGGGTTCGTCATCTATTCGATGCTGTTCGGATTGACGTGGTGATGTCGGAAGCAATTGAGACCGCCGGCCTTTATGAGGCCGCCGGGTCCATTCTTGTTTAAAGGTAGTCGACGATGAGCCTGAGTTTTCCCAACCGGAACCGCAGTTACGATGCGTCTGCGCGGCGTATCCGTTTTATCGGGCATGACGGCATGTTCGAGGTTCCTTTTCTGGTCGAAGCTGATGTCTTCCCAGAAGCCAACACGGAGGCTGGCTATCTCGCCGCCTTCGATGCCGGGCGCGATGCGATACAGCAGGTGGCTATGAAAGCCTATGGCTATGCCCGCCGGCGCATGTACATCCTGACGGCGAATGACTTTCGCTGAGGAGATTACTCCGCCTCTTTCCTCGGGCTGACCCACCAGCAATAGACAGCACCGAGTGCCAGCAACACGCAGGTGCCGAGGAAGACTGCGCGCATGCCGATATGGCCGCCGACGAAGCCGCCCATGACCGGGCCAACCACCTGACCGACATACTGCGATGAAATCGAAAGACCGAGGATGCTGCCGGCCGCCGCGTCCGGTACATTGTGGCGGATGACGGCGGTGATGCAGGGCAGCAGTCCACCGAGCGCTATCCCCATCAGGAAACGCAGCGCGATCAATTGCCAGGCCGAGGTGACGAAAGCCTGCGGGATCAGCAGCAGCGCCGCGACCGCGAGAGCTGCCATGATGACAGTCCAATGGCCGATACGGTCGGCAAGCTTGCCGAGCCATGAGGCCGACAGGATACTGCCAAGCGCTGCTGCCGCCATGACCACGCCCGAAGTCATCGTGACATGCGCGTTCTCGACGAACTGGGCGACATAGACGGTGATGATCGGCTCGATCGACATATTGGCGAGCATCAGCAGCAGGCCGATCGACAACATGGCGATGGCAGGCCGTTTATCGGGGATGGAAGCCCAGCCGCCGCTGGCCTTCGCGGCTTTCTTGCGCGCCGGCGACTTCTCTTCCTTGATCAGGAAGGCCGTTGCCAGGAAGGTGAAGAAGATCACGCCGCCCGCCAGCAGAAAGGTGCCGCGAATTCCGATGACGGGCGGCAAGGCGCCGCCGATCAGAGGTCCGACCAGATTGCCGGCCATGATGCCGGAGGACAGCATGCCGAGCGCCCAGGCGGAGCGATGTTTAGGCGTCTGTGTCGCCACCAGGACCATCGAGCCCGAGGCATAGCCGCCGGCAAGGCCGGTGAACAGGCGCAGTGCCACCAGCTGCCAGACACTGCCCGCCATGCCCATCAGCGAGATCGCCACCGTCATGCCGAGGCTGGCGCGCACCAGCATCAATTTACGGCCATAGATGTCGCCCAGCCGGCCCCAGAGCGGCGCGACGAAGGCGGCTGCAAAGAAGGTGGCGCCATAGGCGATCCCCGACCATTGCACGATCGCCGCCTTGTCGGTGACGCCGAGTTCCTCGACATAAAGCGGCAAGAAGGGAAGCAGCAGCGTCATCGCCACGATGGTGGTGAAGGAGCCGACGAGGCAGATAATCAGATTCCGCATCCAATAAGCGGTTTCCGGTTCAGCCGGCGCGGCTGCCTCCCATTGCGTCTCAGTCATTTTCTGGCCTTTGCATTCAGCGTATACAATAATTCCCGGCTGCCCGATGCCAGGATATGTCCCTTCGCCGCGGCCAGCAGGTCCGCGCGGGTGAAGAGACCGGGAAGATTGAGCCGGTCGACATCGAGCGCGTAGACGGTGACGTGATAGCCGTGGATACGCTCGTCGTTCCAGGGCGGGCACGCGCCCATATAGCCCCCATGCGGCCCATTCTTCAAGGAGCCGCCGCCTGCGCCATTCTGTCCGCGCCGACCGTGATCCGTGTGCTCGAGCGGCAGCCCGGTCGCCGGCGAATTGTCGCCATCGGCGCCTTCGGGAAGGCTGGTCAGAGAGGCCGGTATATCGGCGAGCACCCAATGGACGAATTCCATCCGCTTGAAGTTCTTCGGGATGCTCTTGTCGTCCTTATTGAACAACGAGAAATCGCTGGGCACGTCAGGGTCGACCATGGTCAACGCATAGGAGCGCGTGCCTTTCGGCCCCTTCGACCAGGACAAGGCCGGGCTCTTGTTTGGCCCAGGCGCGGATTTGTCATTGGTGGTGGCGATACACGAGGCGTTTTCCGGCAGCAGCATGCGGCCATCGCTCTTTTCAAATTTGACCTTGAGGTCAGCCGCAAAGGCCGGCGAGCCGGTGGTGACTGCCGCTGCAATAGCGATTGCGCCGAGGAGATGAGGGGTATTTCGCATGGTCTTGCCCTTTCGCGTTTCAGCCCTTTCGAGCATTCATGGGGCAGGGTCTAACAGATCGATCCGGCACGCTTGCGCACGTAAACGCTCAAAATGCAGCCGGAAACGCTCAAATCCCGCGCAGCCGCTCGGCAAAGCGGCGGGGTGAGCGATAGCCGGTGGCAAGTGCTGCCTCGCGCAGCGACAACCCGTCTTCGGCTAACAATGTGGTCGCGAGCGCCACGCGTTCGCTTGCCAGCACATCGCGCAGCGAGGAGCCTTCTCGCGACAGACGCCGGCGCAGTGTTGCATTGCTGGTGCCGAGTTCGATGGCAATGAGATCGGCGGTC
Encoded proteins:
- a CDS encoding zinc-dependent alcohol dehydrogenase family protein: MKAMYYEAFEATPEIRTLPDPTPGEDGVVIAVGASGLCRSDWHGWMGHDPDIQLPHVPGHELAGKVVATGRGVVRFKVGDRVTVPFVSGCGHCAECHSGNQQVCPSQFQPGFTHWGSFAEYVAIDYADTNLVHLPETVDDATAASLGCRFATSFRAVADQAKTRPGEWIAVHGCGGVGLSAIMIASALGANAIAIDISDEKLAFARECGAVATINAAGVADVAEAVREITKGGAHVSIDALGHPVTCFNSIKNLRRRGRHVQVGLMLGEHATPQIPMGQVIGHELEIYGSHGMQAWRYDAMLDMLAAGKIAPQKLIGRRISLEEAVPALMTLDKAEGTGISVITRF
- a CDS encoding branched-chain amino acid aminotransferase; protein product: MAVDTSPRTTTWTHVDGEWLSGNPPLIGPTSHAMWLASTVFDGARWFDGIAPDLDLHCQRINRSALAMGLKPVKTPEEIETLAWEGIEKFDGKTPLYIKPMYWGEHGSPGSVVAVDGESTRFALCLFEAPLGGQGGISLTVSPFRRPSPETAMTDAKAGSLYPNSGRMILEAKKRGFDNALACDMNGNVAETASSNVFMVKDGIVYTPVANRTFLAGITRARVIGLLRQEGFEVREETLSVEQFMAADEIFTTGNFAKVVGVTRLDGREFQPGPLARKALELYMDWAFGRSVSEE
- a CDS encoding GNAT family N-acetyltransferase, which codes for MLPTFETERLILRPRSMADLDDCFAMDRDPEVTKFIPGPWNDPEAHRLFLTNRIQANFGEGLGYWSIFAKENTKQFLGWILLIPADAVGPEIEIGWRLNRLTWGKGYATEAARPVLAYAFATLGLEYVIADIAPGNTASMRVAEKLGLSPTRETTYLGQSFASYSITREAFEGNSAAL
- a CDS encoding DUF1488 domain-containing protein; protein product: MSLSFPNRNRSYDASARRIRFIGHDGMFEVPFLVEADVFPEANTEAGYLAAFDAGRDAIQQVAMKAYGYARRRMYILTANDFR
- a CDS encoding MFS transporter encodes the protein MTETQWEAAAPAEPETAYWMRNLIICLVGSFTTIVAMTLLLPFLPLYVEELGVTDKAAIVQWSGIAYGATFFAAAFVAPLWGRLGDIYGRKLMLVRASLGMTVAISLMGMAGSVWQLVALRLFTGLAGGYASGSMVLVATQTPKHRSAWALGMLSSGIMAGNLVGPLIGGALPPVIGIRGTFLLAGGVIFFTFLATAFLIKEEKSPARKKAAKASGGWASIPDKRPAIAMLSIGLLLMLANMSIEPIITVYVAQFVENAHVTMTSGVVMAAAALGSILSASWLGKLADRIGHWTVIMAALAVAALLLIPQAFVTSAWQLIALRFLMGIALGGLLPCITAVIRHNVPDAAAGSILGLSISSQYVGQVVGPVMGGFVGGHIGMRAVFLGTCVLLALGAVYCWWVSPRKEAE
- a CDS encoding YbhB/YbcL family Raf kinase inhibitor-like protein, whose protein sequence is MRNTPHLLGAIAIAAAVTTGSPAFAADLKVKFEKSDGRMLLPENASCIATTNDKSAPGPNKSPALSWSKGPKGTRSYALTMVDPDVPSDFSLFNKDDKSIPKNFKRMEFVHWVLADIPASLTSLPEGADGDNSPATGLPLEHTDHGRRGQNGAGGGSLKNGPHGGYMGACPPWNDERIHGYHVTVYALDVDRLNLPGLFTRADLLAAAKGHILASGSRELLYTLNAKARK